The sequence below is a genomic window from Barrientosiimonas humi.
TTGTCGCTGTCGGGGTCCAGCCGCTTGCGGCCGAGGTAGTAGAGCACCAGCGCGATGCCCATGCCGACGGCTGCCGCGGAGAAGCCGGCGTGGTAGCCCCAGCGGTTGCGCAGGAAGGCCACCACGAACGGGGCGAAGAACGCGCCGATGTTGATGGAGACGTAGAAGATCGAGAAGCCGGCGTCGCGGCGCGGGTCGCGGTCGGTGTAGAGGTGCCCGACCATGGTGGACACGTTCGGCTTCAGCAGACCGGTGCCGAGGGCGACGAGTGCGATGCCGAGCCAGGAGAAGCCGGCGCCGGGGACGGCCAGCGACAGGTGGCCGGCCATGATGATGAGGCCGCCGTAGAGCACGGACCGGCGCGCGCCGATCATCCGGTCGGCGAGCCAGCCGCCGATGATCGACAGCAGGTAGACCGCGGCGCCGTACGTCGCGACCACCGCCTCGCCCAACGTGTCGTCGAGCCCCAGCCCGCCGTTCGCGGCCGTGTCGACGAGGTAGTAGAGCAGGATGGCGCGCATCCCGTAGTAGGAGAAGCGCTCCCACAGCTCGACGTTGAAGAGGGTCGCGAGTCCGCGCGGGTGGCCGAGGAAGGTCTTCTCGGCGGGAGTCGCCCCGGTGTCGGTGGGGGTGGCCGACATGCTCAGGTCACTTGCCTTTCGATTCTGGACTTGGGGGCCCGAAAGCCGCCGTCCACCGTACGGCGCGTTCCTAGGGCACTCCTGTCGGGTCGTACGCTGGTGGTCACTTCGCACATCCATCGCGGGAGTCCCAGGAGGGGCTGAGAGGGCGCTGCTGCCGCGCCGACCGTCACACCTGATGCGGGTCATGCCGCCGAAGGGAGACTCCGATGCCGTCGTCTGCCGTGTCGCAGATCGGTTCTGCCAGAACGAGATTCACGCCGGACAGCCCTGCCCGGAGGCGGGCGACCCGCGGCGGGATGCTCGGCAACTACGTCGACCAGGTCGACATCTTCCTGCCCGTGATCGCCCTCGCCCCGGTCAGCGACCGGGTGCTCGGGCCGGGCAGCACCGCGGCCCAGACGGGCCTGGTGTTCGTGGCCACGCTGCTCGGCCGGCCGCTGGGCGCCGCGATCTTCGGCGCGGTCGCCGACCGCCGCGGCCGCACCAGCACGACCCGCATCGCGATCGCGGGCATCGCGGCGACCACGGCGGCGATCGCGCTGGTGCCGGGGCACACCACGCTCGGGGCGGCGACGCTCTGGGCGTTCGTGGCGCTACGGTTCCTCGGCGGCATCTTCCTGGGAGGTGAGTACACCGCGGCCATCCCACTGGCGATGGAGTGGTCGCGGCCTGAGCGGCGCGGCGGCCTGAGCGGCGCCGTCATGGCGATGTCGCCGCTGGCCAACGCCTCGATCGCCGCGCTAACACTGACGCTCGTCGAGGTGCTCGGCGTCGACGCGTACGCCGACTGGGCCTGGCGCGTCCCGTTCGCCGTGGGTGCTCTGCTGGCGGCCGCGATGCTGCTCTACTACCGCCGCGGGGTCTCCGACGCGCCGGCCTGGAAGCGGGCCGAGCGACGCCCGAACCCGTTGCGGGACATCGTGATCGGGCAGTGGCGCCGGCAGCTGTGGCAGGTCTTCGTGCTGATGACCGGGCTGTGGCTGTTCACCCAGATGGCCGTGCCGGTGCTGACCGGTGAGCTGCGCGCGTCCACCGCGCTCGACCCCGCCACGGTGCCGTTCGTCATGCTGATCGCGACGCTGGTGTCGGCGGTGACGATGCTCGCCGCGGGCGAGCTGTCGCAGCGCACCGGTCGACGGGCGTTCTTCGTGGCGTTCGGGGCGGCGGCCGTGCTGCTCGCCCCGCTCGCGCACGCGCTCACCGGGGCGTCGCGGTCGCTCGCCGTGGTGGTGCTCGGCGCCGCCGCCCTGCAGGTGGTGACCGTGACGGCGTACGGGCCCGTCGGCGCCTATCTCGCCGAGCGGTTCCCCGCGCAGGTGCGCTCCAGCGGCTACGGCGTGGGCTACTCGCTGTCGATCGTGCTGCCGGCGCTCTACCCGTTCTGGCTGCCGCCGCTGCAGGAGGCGCTGGGCGCCGAGGTCGCGGTGCGGCTGGTGCTCGTGGTCGCCGCGCTGCTGCTGGTGGTGGGTGCGCTGGCCGGCCCCGAGCCCGACCGTCGCGCCCCGCTCGCCTGACCCCTCACCGGGCTGATCCGGGCGAGCGGTCGGGTCAGCCGCGCAGTCCGAACTCGTCGTCGCGCCACTCCCGACCGTCGCCGATGAGTCCGTTCTCGCGGGGCTCGTCGGAAGGGTTGTCGGCCTCGCGCTGGCGCAGCTCGACGCGGCGGATCTTGCCGCTGATGGTCTTCGGCAGCTCGAAGAACTCGATGCGCCGCACCCGCTGCCACGGCGCCAGCCGCTCGCGGGCGTGCCGCAGGATCGACTCGGCCGTCGCGGCGTCCGGCTCGTGACCGGAGGCGACCGCGACGTACGCCTTCGGCACGGCCAGGCGCACCGAGTCGGGTGCGGGCACGACGGCCGCCTCGGCCACCGCCACGTGCTCGATCAGCACCGACTCCAGCTCGAACGGACTGATCTTGTAGTCGCTGGCCTTGAACACGTCGTCGGTGCGCCCGACGTACGTGATCGACCCGTTCGCGTCGAGCGTCGCCACGTCGCCGGTGTGGTAGAAACCGCCGGCCATTGCCTCGGCGTTGCGCTCCTCGTCGCCCTGGTACCCGGTCATCAGCGGCAGCGGGTGGGCCGACAGGTCGAGGCACAGCTCACCCTCGGCCACCCCGTCGGCGTCGGGCTCGACGCGCTCACCGGTGAGCGGGTCGACCAGCGCCACCGGCACGCCGGGCAACGGCTTGCCCATCGACCCCGGCTTCAGCTCCGACCCCGGCGTATTGCCTACTGCCGCAGTCATTTCCGTCTGCCCATAACCGTCGCGCAGCGGCAGGTCCCAGGCCTTGCGCACCTGCTCGATGATCTCGGGGTTGAGCGGCTCGCCGGCGCCGATGACCTCGCGCAGCGCGCCCGGCTTGTCGCCCAGGTCGGACTTGATGAGCATCCGCCACACCGTCGGCGGCGCGCACAGGCTGGTCACCTGGTTCTTGCTCAGCGTCTCGAGCAGCGCGGCCGGGTCGAAGCGGGAGTAGTTGTCGATGAAGATGCACGCCTGCGCGATCCACGGCGCGAAGAAGCACGACCACGCGTGCTTGGCCCAGCCGGGGCTGGAGATGTTCAGGTGCACGTCGCCGGGCCCCAGCCCGAGCCAGTACATCGTCGACAGGTGTCCGACCGGGTAGGACACGTGCGTGTGCTCGACCAGCTTGGGCTTGGAGGTCGTGCCCGAGGTGAAGTAGAGCAGCACCCGGTCGGTGCTCGCGTTGCCCGGGTGCGGGGCGGGCTCCGCGTCGATGCCGTACGCCTGGTGCAGGTCGACCCAGCCGTCCGGCACCCCGCCGGCCTCGCCCGGGTCGGGGATGGCGAAGCGCAGGTAGTCGCCGGGCACGGCGTCGAGCTTGTGCGCCTCGGCGGCGCTGGTCACCACAGCCCTCGCCCGGCCGCGCTCCATGCGGTCGACCAGGTCGGCGGGGCCGACGGCGGTGGTGGTCGGCATGATCACGGCGCCGAGCTTCATGATCGCGAGCATCGTCTGCCACAGCTCGACCTGGTTGCCGAGCATGACGATCACCGCGTCGTCACGTCCGACCCCGTTGTCGGCGAGAAGCCTTGCCACCTGGTCGGACTGGCGCGCCATCTCGTCGAACGTCACGGACCTGACGGTGCCGTCCTGCTCCACGATCGTGAGGCACGGCGCGTCGTTGCCGCGGGCGTTCGCGTCGAACCAGTCGATCGCCCAGTTGAACGACGGGCCCACCTCGGGCCAGGCGAAGTCGGTGGTGGCCGCGGTGTAGTCGTCGCGCTGCTCGATGAGCCGGTCGCGGACGGCGCGGTAGGCCTCGGTGGGGCTGGTGGTTCCTGACGTCGCTGTCATGGCGCAAGTCTGGCGCGTACGCCTTCCGCGCGGGCCGCTTCGCGTCACCTCGACCCATTGACAGGTGACCAAATGGTCACCTAATGTCGCTGGCGTGCCCATCGATGACGACCTCGTCTTCAAGGCGCTGGCGGACCCGGTCCGTCGGCTGCTGCTGGACGCGCTCTTCCAGCGGGACGGCCGCTCGCTGGGGGAGCTGGAGGAGATCGTCAACGCCGAGCACGAGATGACCCGGTTCGGGGTCGCGAAGCACCTGCGGGTGCTCGAGGCGGCGAACCTCGTCGTGACGCGCAAGGAGGGGCGGTCCAAGGTGCACCGTCTCAACCCGGTCCCGATCCAGCAGATCCATCAGCGCTGGATCGGGAAGTACACCGAGCGGGCGGGCATCTCCTCCGTCCTCATCGGCATGAAGGAGCAGATCGAGCGATCCGCGGCCGAGCCGTCGGACGACCCCGAGAAGGACGGAAAGTCATGAGCGACAACGAGATCCAGGTCTACAGCATCTACATCGACGCGCCGGCCCAGAAGGTGTGGGACGCGATCACCACGTCGGAGTTCACCACCGACTACGGCTACGGCGGCGACGTCGAGATCGACCTCACGCCGGGCGGGACGTACAAGAACTTCACCACCGCCGAGATGAAGCAGATGGGCATGGGCGAGGTGTCGGTGAGCGGCGAGGTGATCGAGGCCGACGCGCCCCGCCGCCTCGTGCTCACCTGGACGCCGGCGTGGATGCCCGACGCGAAGACCCAGCTGACCTGGGAGCTCACGGAGTACCCGTCGGGCCTCACCCAGGTGGTGCTCACCCACGACCTCACCGGCGCGCCCGACCTCGCCGTGCAGACACGCGGCGGCGGCGAGCCCGCGAGCGGTGGCGGCGGGTGGCCGTGGGTCCTCTCCGGCCTCAAGACGCTGCTCGAGACGGGCGCGTCGATGGACCGGCAGGCCGGTTGAGCGCTGCGGACAGACCGGGCGGGGCGTGCGGACGGGAACTGTCCGCACGCCCCGCTTCGCTGGGTGCATCAGCTTCCCGCACCCCGAGGAGAACCCATGAACGTCGACCCGCAGATCCGCACCGAGCGCGACGAGCTGCTCGCCTTCGTCGCGGAGCAGATCCAGGCGCTGCGCAACGCCGCCTCCGGGCTCAGCGAGAGCCAGGCGCGAGAGACCCCGACCCGCAGCGCGCTGTCGATCGGCGGCCTGCTCAAGCACGCGGTGTACGTCTTCGACACCGCGCAGCACCGGCTCGACCACCCCGACGGCCGGCTCAGCCCGGAGGACTACGAGCGCCTGCTGCCGGCCTTCGAGGCGAGCTTCGCGCTCACCGAGGACGAGTCGCTCGACGGGATGCTGGCCGAGTTCGACCGGAAGGCCACGGGCTACCTGGCGACTCTCGCCGGGCTCGACCCGGACGCGGAGATCAACGAGCCCGCCGCGCCGTGGTTCGGCCGCCCCGACCCCACCCCGGTCCGCACCCGCTTCTACCTCCTGCACCAGATCGAGGAGCTGGCCCGCCACGCCGGCCACGCGGACATCGTGCGCGAACAGCTCGACGGCAAGACGGCGTACGACCTCTTCCCCGACGCCGCCCAGGCCGGCTGACCCCCGCGAGGAGGGGCGGCCCAGATGATCGAGGTGAGGCCCCCTAATAGCTGGGCCGCCCTTGTCGTAAGGGGGCCGCCCCTCCTCGGCGGGAGGTCCGGCGGTCAGACCTGGACGAGCACGAACTTGTACCCAGCACCGATGCCGTATGGGCACCAGGCGTGCGACGACGCCGAGGTCGACTGATCACCCGCAGGCGTCGAGCTCCCGGACCAGCCGTTGCGGCGCCGTGTTGCGGAACGACATGTCCAGCAGCTCGCCGATCTCGGCCCAATCCGGCTGTGCCGCACGGAAGTTCACGCCGACCCATCCCGACGGGCCGTAGTAGCCCGGCACGAAGCAGCGCGTCTCCTCCAGCAGCGCCAGGCGCTCGTCCTCGTCGGGCTTCACCAGCACCGACTGGCGGTAGGCGTCGGAGGCGTGGTCGCCCTTCACGACACCGCCGTAGATCGCGAACACCTTGGTGGTGAAGAAGTTCGGGTGGCCGTGCGAGACCTTCTCGGCCGCACCGGGCAGCGCCAGCGCCAGCTCGCGCACGCGCGCGAGGAACGGGTCGTCCTCGTCGAACCGCGGCGGGTGCGTCATGTCGCCGACGCTAGCGGGGTGACGCCTCGATCACCGGGTATCCGGCGATCTACCCACGTCACTAGACACACCCATACGAAGGCATCGTCACCGGGTGCGGCCGGTTGTTAGAGTCCACCGGTGCAGATCGCCCGTGAGCAGCTGAGCGAGATCCTCGGCACCTCGATCCCCGACTCCGTCACCGCCGTCGACGCCGTCACCCACGACTCGCGGGCCGTGCGCGCGGGCGGTGCGTTCGTCGCGATCCCCGGCTTCACCGTCGACGGGGTGACCTTCGTCCCGCAGGCGATGGCCAACGGCGCCAGCCTCGTCATCGCCGAGCGCGACGTGCCCGGCGCGCCGACCGCGGTCGTCCCCGACGCCCGCGTCGCGCTCGCCGACCTCGCGGTCGAGGTCGCGGGCCACCCCTCCCGAGAGCTCACCGTCTACGGCATCACCGGCACCAACGGCAAGACCACGACGTCGTACGTCCTCCACGCCATCCTCTCCGCGGCGTACGGCGCCGAGCACACGGGTCTGATGACCACCGCCGAGATCGTCGTCGGCTCCGAGCGCGAGGCCGCGGTGCGCACGACCGGGGAGGCGCCGCAGGTGCAGGGCAACCTCGAGCGGATGCGCGCCGCCGGCGTGACGCACGTCGTGCTCGAGACCTCCTCGCACGGCATCCATCTGCACCGGGTGCGCGGAACTCGTTATGCCGCAGCGCTTTTCACCAACCTCACGCGCGACCACATCGACCTGCACGGCTCGATGGAGGACTACTACCTCACCAAGCGCAGGCTGTTCGAGTGGACCGACGGGCCCAAGCTGTCCAACGCCGACGACGAGTACGGCGCCCGTCTCGCCCGCGACGTCCCCGGCACCCTGACGTTCGGTGTCGTCGAGAGCGCCGACTACCGGATCTCCGACGCCCGGGTCGAGGGCGCCGGCACCACCTTCACGCTGCGCACCCCCGAGCACGGTGACCTCACGCTGCGCACCCCGCTGCTCGGCGACTACAACGTGCACAACGTCGCAGGCGCCGCCGCGATCGCGCTCGAGACCGGCATGGACCCCGACACACTCGTGCGCGCTGTCGCTGAGATGGCCCAGGTTCCAGGGCGATTCGAGCGCGTGCCAGCTGCGGTCGACCGTGGTTTCGAGGTCGTCGTCGACTACGCCCACACCGACGTCGGCCTGGAGCTGGTGCTGCAGGTCGCCCGCGACGTGCTCGCCGCCCAGGACGGCGACGGCCGGCTGATCTGCGTCTACGGCGCCGCCGGCGACCGCGACCCGGCCAAGCGACCGCTCATGGGCGCCGTGGCATCCCGCCTCGCCGACGTCGCGATCGTCACCACCGACGACGCCTATACCGAGGACCCGCAGGCGATCGCCGACGAGGTCATGGCGGGCGCCGACGCCGGCGACACCACCGTCGTGCTCGACCGCCGCGAGGCGATCCGCGCCGCCCTCGCCCAGGCCCGCCCGGGCGACGTGGTGGTCGTCGCGGGCAAGGGTCACGAGCGGGTGCAGCACCTGCCCACCGGCGACGTCGACTTCCACGACGCCACCGTGGTGACCGAGGAGCTCGCCCGCGCCTGACCGCGCCCCGGCCCCCGACGTACGTCCGCGGCGGCCCCAGGCGTTTATCCACAGTTCACGATCGCTCGCCCGGCGCGCACCCGCCGATCCTTGTCAGGGTGTGCGCCATGAGCCGTCGATCGCCGTCGATGTCGCCGCTGCTGCTCGCGCGGATCGCCCAGCAGGGCGGGGTCCTGTCACGTCGTGACGTGGTCGAGCTCGGCCACCACGACCAGGACCTCCAGTCGTGGCTCCGCGCGGGCCTCGCGATCCAGGCGTCCCGAGGTGCTTACTACCTCTCTCCCGACCGCGAGCCGGGCTGGGCCGAGCTGACCTCGTTCGAGCGGGCCGAGGAGCACGAGCGCCGACGCGCGGCGGCCCTGCTGACGGTGCTGCCCCGCCCGCTCGTCGCGAGCCACAGCACCGCGCTGCTCCTGCACGGCATCCCCCGGTTGCTCCCTGACGGAGCGCCGACGGTGTGCCACGTCATGACCACGAGACGCACGGTGACCAGCCGGCGCAAGGGCGTCCGGGTGCACGCGCACGTCGCCGGCACCCAGCTGTACGCCAGTGAGCCGCGACGCGTGTCCGTCGCCGACGCCATCGCGCAGACCGGCTGCCTGGGAGGTCTGCACGCCGCGGTGGCCGCCGCCGACGCCGCGCTGCGAGCCGAGCGGGTCGAGCGCGCCACGCTCGAGGCGGCGTTGCGTCGCGTCTCGGGTCAGCCGGGTGCGACGGGGCTGGTGGCCGCCGTCGAGCTGGCCGACAGCCGCAGCGAGTCGCCCGGCGAGAGCTGGCTGCGTCTCGTCTGCCGCGCCGCCGACATCGCGGTCACGCCCCAGGTGTCGCTGGGCGACGAGCGCGGGCCGTTCGCGCGTGTCGATCTGCTCGTCGACGGAACCAACGTGGTGCTCGAGTTCGACGGGCTGGGGAAGTACACCCGTGACCCCGAGGCGCTGCGCACGGAGAAGGTCCGCGAGCAGCGGCTGCACCGGGCGGGCTTCGTCGTGGTGCGGGTGACCTGGGGGGACTTCCGCGACATCCCGGCGCTGGTGGCGCGCATCCGCGCGGCGATCGCGCGCGACGAGGCGAGCCGGCGGAGCTCCTGACACAGACGTACGTTCTCGACAGGACCCGACGCTTCTGACAGGCAGTGCTGCTGCAGCAGGGTGTTGTGTCAGGAACGCGGGGTCGTGTCAGGAACGCGCGGGTGTGTCAACAACGTCGACACCTGCGCGGACCCGGAGCGACCGCGCGCGGCGGCACCCCCGCCCACGGTGCCGACCCAACCGACAACCCTCAGCCGAACGCCGCCTGAACCTCGGCGGGCGTGACGTCCTCCACCCGGGCGTGCTTCCACCGGGGGGAGCGGTCCTTGTCGACCAGCTGGGCGCGTACGCCCTCGTCGAAGTCTCCCGTCGTCACCAGGTGGTCGGCGAGCACCAGGTCCTGGTCGAGCACCTCGCGCACGGTGTCCATGGTGGCGGCGCGCCGGATGCCCTCGAGCGTGACGGCGACCGAGATGGGGGAGCGGGCCCGGATCAGCTCGGCGGCCTGCTGGGCGCCCTCGGCGCGGTGGGCCTCCAGACGCTGCACGATCGCGCCCGCGTCGTCGCCGGCGAAGCACTCGTCGATCCACGCGCGCTCGGCCTTCAGCGGCGGCGGCGGGGTGGAGCCGAGGTCGTCGGGCACCGGCTCGCCCTGCGCCAGCCGCGCCACGAGCCCTTCCCAGTCGCCGCTGTCGATCTGGGTGTCGGCGAGCCCTGCGGCGATCGCGTCGGCGCCGCCGATGGTGGCGCCGGTGAGCGCGAGGTAGGTGCCGAGCTCGCCCGGCGCCCGGCTCAGCAGCCAGCGCGCGCCCACGTCGGGGAAGAACCCGATGATCGTCTCGGGCATCGCGATCTTCGACCGCTCGGTGACCAGCCGGTGCTGCGCGAACGCCGACACCCCGATGCCACCGCCCATGACGATGCCGTCCTGGAACGCCACGACGGGCTTGGGGTAGTCCGCGAGCAGCGCGTCCATGTCGTACTCCTCGCGGAAGAAGAGCAGGTGGTCCTCTCCCTCGAGGTGCGCCCGGCGTACGGCCACCACGTCGCCGCCCGCGCACAGGCCCCGCTCGCCGGCGCCCTCGATCGTCACCGTCTGCACGCCGTCGTCGCCGGCCCACTCGGTCAGCAGCGCCGAAATGCCTTTGATCATGGGCAGATTCAGCGCATTGATCGCCTTGGGGCGCGCGAGGAACAGTCGTGCGACGGCCCCCTCGCGCACGAACTGGATCTCGTCGGTGCCGGGCGCGGCCTGGGCGTCGGGGCGGGTTGCGTCCATGGGTCGAACCCTACGGAATGCCCGCGTGCGCCGCGCTCGCACGCACAATGGGCGCGTGCACACCACGCTGAGCGGACTGCGGCCCGAGGTGGTGGCGCACCGTGGTTCGAGCCACACCCGCCCCGAGCACACCGCCGCGGCCTACCTGCTCGCGATCGAGGAGGGCGCCGACGCGGTCGAGTGCGACGTGCGGCTCACCGCCGACCGGCACCTGGTCTGCGTGCACGACCGGCGCATCGACCGTACGTCCACCGGGGCCGGGCTCGTCTCCTCCCTGACTCTCGAGCAGCTCATGGAGTACGACTACGGCACCTGGCGGGACCAGCCCTCGGCCGGGGTGCTCACCTTCGACTCCCTGCTCGACCTGCTCGCGGCCGCGCCGCGCCGGGTCGACCTGGCGGTGGAGACCAAGCACCCCAACAAGTTCCGCGGAGCCGTGGAGGTCGAGCTGGCCCGGGTGCTGCGCGACCGCGGCCTCGCGCCGGAGCCCGACGTCACCGGCGCCGATCCCACCGAGAGCGCCCCCGACCCCGACCGCACCCGCGTGCGCGCCATGTCCTTCTCCGTCCTGGCCATGCGCCGCGTCGGCGAGCTGCTGCCCGGCCTGCCGCGCGTGCTGCTCAACGAGGCGGGCGTGCGCCGCCAGGTGCGCACCGGCGGCCTGCCCTACGGCATCCCCATCTGCGGCATCAGCACCGGTCTGCTGCGCCGCGACCCGGGCATGGTGCAGCGCCAGCACGAGCGCGGCCACGCCGTGCACGTCTACACCGTCGACGAGCCCGACGACATCCGGCGCTGCCTGGAGGCCGGGATCGACGGCATCATCACGAACCGCCCGGCGGTGGTGCGCGAAGCCGTCGCCGCCGTGTGGGATTCTCGGTGAATGACCGCAGACCAGAAGCACGCCTCGGACGCCCGGGTGCGCACCGTGCGCCTGGCCTGGAGCCTGGAGTCGGTGCCCGAGATCCGCAAGATCGTGGTCGACGACCTCTCCGACGGCGCCACCCCGCAGGAGATCGTGCACGAGGCCGAGACCGTGGTGTGCGAGCTCGTCGCCAACTCGGTGCGGCACGCCAAGCCGCTGCCCGACGGCAGCGTGCGGGTGCACTGGAAGGTGCGCGGTCCGCGGGTCGAGGTCGAGGTGACCGACGGCGGTGGCGGCGACATGCCCGCCCCCAAGCCGCAGGCCGAATATGCCCCCGCCGGCCGGGGTCTGCGCATCGTGCGCAGCATGGCCCACGAGTGGGGCGTGACCGACGAGAAGGTCGGCCGCACCGTCTGGGCCTCGCTCGGTGGCCCGTCGCGCCGCCGCGCCTGACCCGCCCGTGACCGCACGGCCGAGGATCGTCGGCGCCCTCGCCGGCCTCCTCGCGACCGCGTGGTTCTTCGTGCTCGCCCTGGCCCGGTTCAACCAGGCCAAGGCGACGTCGTACGACCTCACGATCTTCAGCCAGGCGGCCGCCGCCTGGCGCCGTGGCGAGCTGCCGCGCTCGTTCGTGCGCGGCCCCGACACCCTGCTCGCCGACCACTTCAGCCCCGCCACCGCGGTCTTCGCGCCGGTCTGGGCGCTCTGGCCCGACCCGCGTGCGCTGCTGCTCACCCAGGCGGTGTGCCTCGGCCTCGCCGTCGGGATCGTCGTCGCGGTGACCCATGCCCGGCTCGGCCCGGCCGCGGCCGGCTGGGTGCTGCTGACCGCGCTGCTCGGGCGGATGCTGGTCGCCGGCGACATCTTCGACGTGCACGAGGTGGCCCTCGCGGTGCCGCTGATGGCGGTGCTCGGGTGGGCCCTGCTGGAGCAGCGGCTGACCGCCGCCGTGCTCGCCTCGCTCGGGCTGGTGCTGGTCAAGGAGGACCTCGGGCTCACCGTCGTCGCCGCGGGCGCGGTCTGGTGGTGGCTGCGCGGCCGTGGCCGGCGGGCCCTCGCCGAGGGAGCGCTGCTCGTCGCGATCGGCGTCGCCGGGCTCGCGCTGGCCGTCGCGGTGATCGCCCACTTCAACGGCGGCGGCTCGTCCTATCTCGACTACTTCACCGGCGGCTCCGGCGGGGCGCTCGCCGACCACAGCGCCCGCCCGACCCCGGGCCTGCACCTCGACCAGCGCGTCCTGCCGGTGCTGCTGCTCACCGCGACCGCGTTCGTCGTGGGGTGGCGCTCGCCGCTGATCCTGCTGGCCCTGCCGACGCTGGCCTGGCGGCTGCTGTCGAGCAACGCGAGCTACTGGTCGGTGAGCTTCCACTACGACCTCGTGCTGTGGCCGGTCGCGGTCCTCGCCGCCGTCGATGCCGTACGCCGGCACCGGCTCGCCGAGCGAGCCTGGCTGCGGCCGGTGGCCGTGCTGAGCGGCCTGGCGGTGATGGCCTCGGGCCTCACCCTGCTCGTCGACAAGGGCATCGACCCGCGCGCGGCGTTCTCCCGGTCGGCCGAGCTGGCTGACCTCGACCGGCTCATGGTCGGGGTCCCGGCGGGCGCGACCGTCGCGGCGCAGAACCACCTCGGCCCCTACCTGACCCCACGGTTCGAGGTCACGATGCTCGGCACCGGCCGCCCCGAGCGGGTGCGCTACGTCGTGCTGGCTGCCGACCGGCGCCCGGAGTTCCAGGCGCCGCCGTGCGCCCGGGACCAGCTGCTGCGCGACCTGCGGGGGCAGCCGGGCGTGATGATCCGGCAGGTCGGCGACCTGGTGCTGGCCGACCTCGGCACCTCCCGCCCGGCAGGTCTGCGCGCCTGCTCCGCCGGCTAGCACCACGGGCCGGGCGGCCTCGTCCGCATCCGCGCCACCCCCGCCCGGGGGGCCGCACTAGGGTGAGCGCCCATGGGCAAGGCTTCCCGCCGCAAGGCGCAGCAGAACAAGGCGAAGGCACCGAAGGACCCGAGCACCCTCCCCCCGGCCTACGCCGCCCGCCCCTTCGCGGGGCTCCCCGGCGAGACCGAGTGGGTCGCGATGCGCGAGATCGTGCCGGCCGCCACCGCGCCGATCTCCTTCTCCCACGGCGGCACCAGCGGCGAGGCCACGGTCGCGACCGTGCTGCCGCTCGCCTGGGCCGGGCTGCACCGCGACAACGGCGAGCTCATGGTCGGCCTGCAGTCCGGCGGCGGCACCGGCGACCTCAGCCGCGACCTCGCGGAGGCGCTGCTGGCCGCCGCGCAGCTCG
It includes:
- a CDS encoding MFS transporter codes for the protein MLGNYVDQVDIFLPVIALAPVSDRVLGPGSTAAQTGLVFVATLLGRPLGAAIFGAVADRRGRTSTTRIAIAGIAATTAAIALVPGHTTLGAATLWAFVALRFLGGIFLGGEYTAAIPLAMEWSRPERRGGLSGAVMAMSPLANASIAALTLTLVEVLGVDAYADWAWRVPFAVGALLAAAMLLYYRRGVSDAPAWKRAERRPNPLRDIVIGQWRRQLWQVFVLMTGLWLFTQMAVPVLTGELRASTALDPATVPFVMLIATLVSAVTMLAAGELSQRTGRRAFFVAFGAAAVLLAPLAHALTGASRSLAVVVLGAAALQVVTVTAYGPVGAYLAERFPAQVRSSGYGVGYSLSIVLPALYPFWLPPLQEALGAEVAVRLVLVVAALLLVVGALAGPEPDRRAPLA
- a CDS encoding AMP-binding protein: MTATSGTTSPTEAYRAVRDRLIEQRDDYTAATTDFAWPEVGPSFNWAIDWFDANARGNDAPCLTIVEQDGTVRSVTFDEMARQSDQVARLLADNGVGRDDAVIVMLGNQVELWQTMLAIMKLGAVIMPTTTAVGPADLVDRMERGRARAVVTSAAEAHKLDAVPGDYLRFAIPDPGEAGGVPDGWVDLHQAYGIDAEPAPHPGNASTDRVLLYFTSGTTSKPKLVEHTHVSYPVGHLSTMYWLGLGPGDVHLNISSPGWAKHAWSCFFAPWIAQACIFIDNYSRFDPAALLETLSKNQVTSLCAPPTVWRMLIKSDLGDKPGALREVIGAGEPLNPEIIEQVRKAWDLPLRDGYGQTEMTAAVGNTPGSELKPGSMGKPLPGVPVALVDPLTGERVEPDADGVAEGELCLDLSAHPLPLMTGYQGDEERNAEAMAGGFYHTGDVATLDANGSITYVGRTDDVFKASDYKISPFELESVLIEHVAVAEAAVVPAPDSVRLAVPKAYVAVASGHEPDAATAESILRHARERLAPWQRVRRIEFFELPKTISGKIRRVELRQREADNPSDEPRENGLIGDGREWRDDEFGLRG
- a CDS encoding ArsR/SmtB family transcription factor, giving the protein MPIDDDLVFKALADPVRRLLLDALFQRDGRSLGELEEIVNAEHEMTRFGVAKHLRVLEAANLVVTRKEGRSKVHRLNPVPIQQIHQRWIGKYTERAGISSVLIGMKEQIERSAAEPSDDPEKDGKS
- a CDS encoding SRPBCC domain-containing protein, which translates into the protein MSDNEIQVYSIYIDAPAQKVWDAITTSEFTTDYGYGGDVEIDLTPGGTYKNFTTAEMKQMGMGEVSVSGEVIEADAPRRLVLTWTPAWMPDAKTQLTWELTEYPSGLTQVVLTHDLTGAPDLAVQTRGGGEPASGGGGWPWVLSGLKTLLETGASMDRQAG
- a CDS encoding DUF664 domain-containing protein, translating into MNVDPQIRTERDELLAFVAEQIQALRNAASGLSESQARETPTRSALSIGGLLKHAVYVFDTAQHRLDHPDGRLSPEDYERLLPAFEASFALTEDESLDGMLAEFDRKATGYLATLAGLDPDAEINEPAAPWFGRPDPTPVRTRFYLLHQIEELARHAGHADIVREQLDGKTAYDLFPDAAQAG
- a CDS encoding MmcQ/YjbR family DNA-binding protein codes for the protein MTHPPRFDEDDPFLARVRELALALPGAAEKVSHGHPNFFTTKVFAIYGGVVKGDHASDAYRQSVLVKPDEDERLALLEETRCFVPGYYGPSGWVGVNFRAAQPDWAEIGELLDMSFRNTAPQRLVRELDACG
- a CDS encoding UDP-N-acetylmuramoyl-L-alanyl-D-glutamate--2,6-diaminopimelate ligase, which codes for MQIAREQLSEILGTSIPDSVTAVDAVTHDSRAVRAGGAFVAIPGFTVDGVTFVPQAMANGASLVIAERDVPGAPTAVVPDARVALADLAVEVAGHPSRELTVYGITGTNGKTTTSYVLHAILSAAYGAEHTGLMTTAEIVVGSEREAAVRTTGEAPQVQGNLERMRAAGVTHVVLETSSHGIHLHRVRGTRYAAALFTNLTRDHIDLHGSMEDYYLTKRRLFEWTDGPKLSNADDEYGARLARDVPGTLTFGVVESADYRISDARVEGAGTTFTLRTPEHGDLTLRTPLLGDYNVHNVAGAAAIALETGMDPDTLVRAVAEMAQVPGRFERVPAAVDRGFEVVVDYAHTDVGLELVLQVARDVLAAQDGDGRLICVYGAAGDRDPAKRPLMGAVASRLADVAIVTTDDAYTEDPQAIADEVMAGADAGDTTVVLDRREAIRAALAQARPGDVVVVAGKGHERVQHLPTGDVDFHDATVVTEELARA